One genomic segment of Micromonospora sp. WMMC415 includes these proteins:
- a CDS encoding FAD-dependent oxidoreductase has product MLAETDVVIVGGGLAGLAAARRLHRAGVPWRLLEASGRLGGRVATDAVDGFLLDRGFQVLNTAYPRLGTLLDVDRLHLGYFTSGVLVRRGGTLTRLVNPLRKPAGAPGTALAGVGSLPDRLRFAALAAGCATLPARRLLEAPETTTEVALRRAGLSDEIVEELLRPFLSGAFIDRQLETSSHVFAMVLRSFARGRIGLPAEGMAALPRAVAAPLPTDLIDLDTPVAEVAPGRVRTQAGDVAARAVVVAVDPPAAATLLPMLARVRMHSYTTYYHATDTPPLDEPILLVDGDRRELVANTVVVSKAVPTYAPQGRHLVATSVVGPSAPPEPVIREELTRLYGRSTADWTHLTTVAVPDALPAAPPPQGRLRKPVALGEGLFVAGDHRDSPSIQGALASGWRTAGVVLAYLRPPA; this is encoded by the coding sequence GTGCTGGCTGAGACCGACGTGGTGATCGTCGGCGGCGGCCTGGCCGGCCTGGCGGCGGCCCGGCGGCTGCACCGGGCCGGCGTGCCCTGGCGCCTGCTGGAGGCGAGCGGCCGCCTCGGCGGGCGCGTCGCCACCGACGCGGTCGACGGCTTCCTGCTCGACCGCGGCTTCCAGGTGCTCAACACCGCCTACCCCCGGCTCGGCACGCTGCTGGACGTCGACCGGCTCCACCTCGGGTACTTCACCTCCGGCGTTCTGGTCCGCCGGGGCGGCACCCTGACGCGGCTGGTCAACCCGCTGCGGAAGCCGGCCGGCGCGCCCGGCACCGCCCTGGCCGGCGTCGGCTCGCTGCCGGACCGGTTGCGGTTCGCCGCGCTCGCCGCCGGCTGCGCCACCCTGCCCGCCCGGCGGCTGCTGGAGGCACCGGAGACCACCACGGAGGTGGCGCTGCGCCGCGCCGGCCTCTCCGACGAGATCGTCGAGGAGCTGCTGCGGCCGTTCCTGTCCGGCGCGTTCATCGACCGCCAGCTGGAGACGTCCAGCCACGTGTTCGCGATGGTGCTGCGCTCCTTCGCCCGTGGCCGCATCGGCCTGCCGGCCGAGGGGATGGCGGCGCTGCCCCGGGCCGTCGCCGCGCCGCTGCCCACCGACCTGATCGACCTGGACACCCCGGTCGCCGAGGTGGCGCCCGGCCGGGTCCGCACCCAGGCCGGCGACGTCGCGGCCCGCGCCGTCGTGGTCGCGGTCGACCCGCCGGCGGCGGCGACGCTGCTGCCGATGCTGGCCCGGGTACGCATGCACAGCTACACGACCTACTACCACGCGACCGACACGCCGCCCCTGGACGAGCCGATCCTGCTCGTCGACGGCGACCGGCGGGAACTGGTCGCCAACACGGTCGTCGTCAGCAAGGCCGTGCCGACGTACGCCCCGCAGGGGCGGCACCTGGTCGCCACCTCGGTGGTCGGGCCGTCCGCCCCACCCGAACCGGTGATCCGGGAGGAGCTGACCCGCCTCTACGGACGCTCCACGGCGGACTGGACCCACCTCACCACCGTGGCGGTCCCCGACGCGCTGCCCGCCGCGCCGCCGCCCCAGGGCCGCCTGCGTAAACCGGTGGCCCTGGGAGAGGGGCTGTTCGTCGCGGGCGACCATCGGGACAGCCCGTCCATCCAGGGGGCGCTCGCCAGCGGCTGGCGTACGGCCGGCGTGGTCCTGGCGTACCTGCGCCCACCGGCCTGA
- a CDS encoding PQQ-binding-like beta-propeller repeat protein encodes MTLIDLGELRDVEHPESSARPRRVALRMPVFLAVLLAALATLAASTPLPVRDVVVVPSRLGADQIVAGGLLMVVDPADRRGGPRSMTAYRLSGGDPVWRVPLPASGTFWGGHAQAGLLLVTGFDPESYESETVALDPRTGTSRWRQPGRAVPVAGGGLLLEALGEDGSGAVRAVDPCCGTLRWRARVSAGGPTYGATGTLVDRVVLGDPRGRVEVRAAGTGAVLATADLGSAEGSPSRQWSVVADVLVSVDGARVTAYGLDRLDRRWTATVPAAMYAMDCGVFVCVHVQPGSLSALDATTGRLLWTRTDLNPLLAEPDGLIVTGVTSATTLMDLALLDPVTGETRAELGRWELAPRWSGDEPLLAVRPHPARGAVVAEVDLVAATVRILDVLPEAAGGCQAVDGGLVCLRHDGSLGLWRLRR; translated from the coding sequence ATGACTCTCATCGACCTGGGTGAACTGCGCGACGTCGAGCACCCGGAGTCGTCGGCCCGCCCGCGCCGGGTGGCCCTGCGGATGCCGGTGTTCCTCGCGGTACTGCTGGCCGCCCTGGCAACGCTGGCCGCGTCGACCCCGCTGCCGGTCCGGGACGTCGTCGTTGTGCCGTCCCGCCTCGGGGCGGACCAGATCGTCGCCGGCGGCCTGCTGATGGTCGTCGATCCGGCGGACCGGCGCGGGGGCCCGCGTTCGATGACGGCGTACCGGCTGTCCGGCGGCGATCCGGTGTGGCGGGTGCCGCTGCCGGCGTCCGGCACGTTCTGGGGCGGCCACGCCCAGGCTGGTCTGCTGCTGGTCACCGGATTCGACCCGGAGTCCTACGAGAGCGAGACCGTGGCGCTGGACCCCCGGACCGGGACGTCCCGCTGGCGGCAGCCGGGCAGAGCCGTCCCCGTGGCCGGCGGGGGCCTGCTCCTGGAGGCCCTCGGCGAGGACGGAAGCGGGGCGGTGCGGGCCGTGGACCCGTGCTGCGGAACGCTGCGGTGGCGCGCCCGGGTCTCGGCGGGAGGTCCCACGTACGGTGCCACCGGCACGCTGGTCGACCGGGTGGTGCTCGGCGATCCGCGGGGGCGGGTCGAGGTGCGCGCCGCCGGCACCGGCGCCGTCCTGGCGACCGCCGACCTCGGCTCCGCGGAAGGCAGTCCGAGCCGGCAGTGGTCGGTCGTTGCCGACGTGCTGGTCAGCGTCGATGGCGCGCGGGTGACCGCGTACGGGCTGGATCGGCTGGACCGGCGCTGGACGGCGACCGTGCCGGCCGCCATGTATGCGATGGACTGCGGCGTCTTCGTCTGTGTTCACGTCCAGCCCGGCAGCCTGTCGGCGCTGGACGCCACGACCGGACGTCTGCTGTGGACCCGGACGGACCTGAACCCGCTGTTGGCGGAGCCGGACGGGCTGATCGTCACCGGGGTGACGAGCGCCACCACCCTCATGGACCTGGCGTTGCTCGACCCGGTCACCGGCGAAACACGGGCGGAGCTGGGCCGCTGGGAACTGGCACCCCGGTGGAGCGGCGACGAGCCACTGCTCGCCGTCCGCCCGCACCCGGCCAGAGGAGCGGTGGTCGCCGAGGTGGATTTGGTGGCGGCCACCGTTCGGATACTCGACGTGCTGCCCGAGGCGGCTGGCGGCTGCCAGGCGGTCGACGGTGGCCTGGTGTGCCTGCGGCACGACGGGTCGCTCGGCCTGTGGCGGCTGCGGCGCTGA
- a CDS encoding contact-dependent growth inhibition system immunity protein has product MTTIEQLEREVWPDPGPDATSLVRRCVELRRKPLAEFTVEDLRIMLGQEIGVPALLPRAVQVLLRDPLAEGDYYAGDLLSNVLRLPDSAWSNLRAERKRLASVLAELVAGPPFSDPDLKPRDPDRLLRDAIVRFLGH; this is encoded by the coding sequence GTGACGACGATCGAGCAGCTTGAGCGGGAGGTCTGGCCGGATCCCGGTCCGGATGCCACCTCTCTCGTCAGGCGTTGCGTCGAGCTGCGACGTAAGCCGTTGGCTGAGTTCACCGTCGAAGACCTACGCATCATGCTCGGGCAGGAAATCGGCGTGCCCGCCTTGCTGCCCCGCGCGGTACAAGTTCTGCTCCGCGACCCGTTGGCTGAGGGCGACTATTACGCGGGCGACCTGCTCTCCAACGTGCTGCGGCTACCTGACTCGGCGTGGTCGAACCTACGAGCGGAACGGAAGCGGCTGGCCTCTGTTCTAGCTGAGCTCGTTGCCGGTCCCCCGTTCTCCGACCCTGACCTTAAGCCTCGCGACCCCGACCGACTGCTTCGCGACGCCATCGTGCGATTTCTTGGGCATTGA
- a CDS encoding acyltransferase family protein produces MRQDRLRHDDVRPPQRRRPELDALRVLVVVGLVFFHSALVFDARDDYYVKNPETTEATMIAAGFAVVWAMPMLLLIAGFGAWHSLHRRSPGGFAVERLLRLGVPLLIATATLLPLPQWLRLRAADPGYRESYLDFLSRFFTVRLDLAEFPFVVRGEHFETGHLWFVVLLLAYSLLLTPFARWLPRARARRLRDGLAAATRRRGVVLLPAVPVALVSALVGLEEEYAGWSRWAYLLFFLYGFVLAADDRFRAAMRRDAGLATALGLVLFVASSPGFLFADDPFTGWTPLAVASRTAYGAAGWCWLVAILGLLDRRRAAGLPSRTPNGWLRRGYAYLALAALPLYVLHQPVVVAVAYHVVRWDAPMPVKYAVIVTASLLLTVAAYDLLVRRTRFTRFLFGMRA; encoded by the coding sequence ATGCGGCAGGATCGGCTGCGCCACGACGACGTCCGCCCGCCACAGCGACGGCGTCCGGAGCTGGACGCGCTGCGCGTACTGGTGGTCGTCGGGCTGGTGTTCTTTCACTCGGCCCTGGTGTTCGATGCCCGCGACGACTACTACGTGAAGAACCCGGAGACCACCGAGGCGACCATGATCGCCGCCGGTTTCGCGGTGGTGTGGGCGATGCCGATGCTGCTCCTGATCGCCGGGTTCGGCGCGTGGCACTCGTTGCACCGGCGGAGTCCGGGCGGGTTCGCCGTCGAACGGCTGCTGCGGCTCGGCGTGCCGCTGCTGATCGCCACCGCCACGCTGCTCCCGCTGCCACAGTGGTTGCGGCTGCGGGCGGCCGACCCCGGCTACCGCGAGTCGTACCTCGATTTCCTGTCCCGGTTCTTCACCGTGCGGCTGGACCTGGCCGAGTTCCCGTTCGTCGTGCGGGGGGAGCACTTCGAGACGGGACATCTGTGGTTCGTGGTGCTGCTGTTGGCGTACTCGCTGCTGCTGACGCCGTTCGCCCGCTGGCTGCCCCGCGCCCGCGCCCGCCGGCTCCGTGACGGGTTGGCGGCCGCGACCCGGCGGCGCGGCGTGGTGTTGCTGCCGGCCGTACCGGTCGCGTTGGTCAGCGCTTTGGTCGGGCTTGAGGAGGAGTACGCCGGCTGGAGCCGCTGGGCATACCTGCTGTTCTTCCTGTACGGCTTCGTGCTCGCCGCCGACGACCGGTTCCGCGCGGCGATGCGGCGGGATGCGGGGCTGGCCACGGCGCTCGGGCTGGTCCTGTTCGTGGCCAGCTCGCCGGGCTTCCTGTTCGCCGACGACCCGTTCACCGGCTGGACGCCGCTGGCGGTCGCCTCGCGGACCGCGTACGGGGCGGCCGGCTGGTGCTGGCTGGTGGCGATCCTGGGCCTGCTGGACCGCCGGCGGGCCGCGGGTTTGCCGTCCAGGACACCGAACGGCTGGCTTCGACGGGGGTACGCCTACCTGGCCCTCGCCGCGTTGCCACTGTACGTGCTGCACCAGCCGGTCGTGGTGGCCGTGGCGTACCACGTGGTCCGGTGGGACGCCCCGATGCCCGTCAAGTACGCCGTGATCGTCACCGCTTCCCTGCTGCTGACCGTGGCCGCGTACGACCTGTTGGTACGCCGTACCCGATTCACCCGCTTCCTGTTCGGCATGCGGGCCTGA
- a CDS encoding phosphotransferase family protein, protein MADVEEVKVVVAHDERATLRVGDVFLKIDADQTRTDIEVEAMALAPIPTPQVLWRKPPVLALAALPGTALGRLGEPSPASSAAWVAAGAAARTLHDAPKPRWPGRRLDEIASRLDGECEWLVTNGVLPTDLVTRNRQVAEAALRPWKPVFTHGDLQITHVFVDGDEITGVIDWSEAAQGDALYDLAVLTLGHEEHLDDVVAGYGTDVDLDVIRAWWSLRSLLAVRWLVEHGFDPSLPGCEFDVLRSRM, encoded by the coding sequence ATGGCCGACGTGGAAGAGGTCAAGGTCGTCGTCGCCCATGACGAGCGGGCGACCCTGCGCGTCGGCGACGTGTTCCTGAAGATCGACGCTGATCAGACGCGCACCGACATCGAGGTCGAGGCGATGGCGTTGGCGCCGATCCCGACTCCGCAGGTCCTGTGGCGCAAGCCGCCCGTGCTCGCGCTCGCCGCCCTGCCCGGGACGGCACTGGGCCGCCTCGGCGAGCCGTCGCCCGCGTCGTCGGCGGCCTGGGTCGCGGCGGGTGCGGCCGCGCGGACGCTGCACGACGCGCCCAAGCCGCGATGGCCCGGTCGGCGCCTCGACGAGATCGCGTCGCGCCTCGACGGCGAATGCGAGTGGCTCGTCACGAACGGCGTCCTTCCCACCGACCTGGTCACCCGCAACCGCCAGGTTGCCGAGGCTGCGCTCCGGCCGTGGAAACCGGTGTTCACGCACGGCGACCTGCAGATCACCCACGTGTTCGTCGACGGTGACGAGATCACCGGCGTGATCGACTGGTCCGAGGCGGCCCAGGGCGATGCCCTGTACGACCTCGCCGTCCTGACGCTCGGACACGAGGAGCACCTTGACGACGTGGTCGCCGGCTACGGCACCGACGTCGACCTCGACGTGATCCGCGCGTGGTGGTCGTTGCGAAGCCTGCTGGCGGTCCGCTGGCTGGTCGAGCACGGCTTCGACCCGTCCCTGCCCGGCTGCGAGTTCGACGTGTTGAGATCCCGGATGTGA